TAATTGTAAACACAAGCGATCAAGCTGTGTGCGAACGATATCAATCCAAAATCCAAAATCCAAAATCACTACCCGTTGCTTGCTAGCCCCAGGTTTTCCGCAATACGCCGGAAGAACCCGGGCCGGTTCTCTTGAATGTCGCCGCGTTGGCGCTGCAGACGGAGCGCCAGTTCCTGCACACACCGCGTTGCAGGCGCCGCCGGATACCGCAGAACGAATGGATACGATTGCATGACGCTCTGCTGCACATGCGGGTCGCGTGGGATATAGCCCAGATACGACAAGCTGCGGCCCAGGAACTGTTGCGTCACATACGACAGTTTGCTCGCTACGGCCTTCGCTTGCGCTTCGCTGACCACTTGATTGATGACAAGACGAAACACGGCATCGTCTCGGGTTTGATGAATCGTCTTGATGGTTGCGTAGGCATCGACGATGGACGACGGTTCAGGAGTCGTTACGAGCAGTACTTCATCGGCCGCAGCCGCAAATGCCACCGCATTCTGGCCAATGCCGGCCATCGTGTCGATGATGATGAAGTCGTGTTCTTCCTGCAATTCGCGCAAGCCTTCAAGGACGTTGTTGCGCGCCGTCGGGCCCATATCGGCCATACGCGCCAACCCCGAACTCCCCGGAACCACTTTCATGTCGCCGGGCCCGTTCACCAGCACCTCTGCAATTTTGCGTTCGCCGAGTATCACATGTTGCAGGTTGTAGAGCGAGTTGAGCCCCAGCAGGACTTCAACGTTGGCCAGGCCGAGGTCCGCGTCCAGCACCACAACGCGCGCCCCGTTGTTCGCCAATGCGATCCCCAGGTTCACGCTCGTATTGGTCTTTCCGACGCCGCCTTTGCCGCTGGTGACGGCCATCACGCGCGCGCCGCGCTGATGATTCTTTACGAAGTCTCGAAGTCGTTGTGCTTGATCGGCCACGGGTGCACCCTACCTTCCGTACAAAGTTCCGACTCGCGTCGAGCGGCCCTTCAAGACCAGCTCGGTAACGATATCGGATTGCGCCAAAACCAAGTCGTCGGGAACGTTCTGTCCCACGCTGAGATAACTGATCGGCAAGCCGCATTCGGCAGACATCGAGAAGAGCGTGCCGTAGCGGCGCGTCTCGTCCAGCTTCGAGTAGAACACCGAAGAGGGCGACAACGGCGCGAAGTTCGAGACAATCTGCTGTTGATCGTCCAATTGGGTGTTTGCCGCAAGCATCAACATGATTTCGTGCGGATCACCCGCCACGAGCATTTCGCGCAACTCCCGCAATTGCCCCTTGTTGAACTGGCTGCCGCCCGCCGTGTCAATCAACACAAGATCGTACGAATGAAACGCCGCGATAGCGCTCGCCATCTCCTTCGCGTCGTTCACGACCGTCATCGGAATGCCGATGATGTTCGCGAATACGCGAAGCTGTTCCGGGGCCGCCACGCGATAGGTGTCGGCCGTAATCAACGCGACCTGCATCCGTTCGCGCACGGCATACCGTGCCGCCAATTTGGCGAGGTTCGTCGTCTTTCCGACTCCGGTCGCTCCCACGAGCGCAATCCTGCGGCACGTGCCCGCGGTGACCGCGATTCCTCCCGTCACTCGCACTTGCCGTTGAACCTCATTCGCGAGCCGCTCCGCAAACACGCGCGGATTGCGCATCACTTCACGATCGCTATCGCGCACCGCAGCTGCCAACAAGGCCGCTGCTATCTTGCGCGACACCCCGGCATCAAGCAGCATCTTGTAGTGCGAGGCGTACTCGGTTGGCACGTTCGCGCCGGGAGTCTCCGCCACCAGCATCTCGACCAACTGCCGCAAGTCCGCGATTTCCCGGCGAAGTACATCCGTCATGTTGGGCGCGGGCTGGGGGCGCTTAAACGGGACTACTGGAGATGGCGCGGCCTCGGCGGACTCCACCGGCCTCGGCGCAGGTTGCGAGGCAATGCGGCGCTGCGCTTCCGACACCAATTGCCTGAAATACGCCACGCTGTCGGCCACGGTTTCGTCCGAACCAACCGGGGCGTTCTCCTTGGCGGCGGGAGGGACGGTACGTGGCGCAGGAGCCAGATTGCCCGAAAGCGTGTTGGCGTATTTGCGCTCCGCCGCGCCAAGACTCCGCGTCGGAAACTCTTTCCGCGCGACCGGGGCCGATGCAGTCAGTTCTACGAGCTTCTTTCCAAGGAAACCCAGCACGCCACCCTCCCTCACATGCGTAGTTCGAATCACGACAGCGTCATCTCCAAGCTTCCGGCGCATCAAGGTGTACGCGTCGTCAAACGTCGATCCCCTGAATCGATGGAACTCCTGGGTCATGTTACTTGCTCACCTGTCCTTCGCTCTCAAGTTTCACGGCCGGGTCGATCTCGTTAAACGACAACACGACTACTTTCGGAATCTTCCGCTCAACGATCCGGCGGAAATACCGGCGCACCTGCGCCGAAGTCAGTACAATGGGTTCTTGCCCAGCCATTACGAGTGGTTGAACGGCCTGCACCGTGTTACGCGCAATCGCGTCGGCGCGCGCCGGTTCCAAGGGAATGTACTCGCCCGTTTCCGCCTGCCGGATCGCGTCTATGATCTCCTTCTCCAGGTCCGGAGCCAGCGTGACCACGTGCAGACGGCTTTCGTCGTCAATGTATTCCGCGCAAATGTGTCGCGCCAACGCATGCCGCGAATATTCGGTAAGGATCTCCGGATCTTTCGTGCGTGGACCAAAGTCCGCCAGCACTTCGAGTATTGTCTCCAAGTTTCGAATGGAGACGCGCTCGCGCAGCAGGTTCTGCAAGACCTTCTGCACTTCGCCCAGCGTCAAGATGCCCGGCACCAGCTCTTCAGTGACGCTCTTCGCCGTTTCCTTGATGTGATCGACAAGTCCTTGGACATCCTGACGCGTGAGGAGTTCGGGCGCATATGTCATCAGCAGTTCCGTGAAGTGCGTCGCCAATACCGCAGACGGTTCGACAATCGTGTAACCCAGGCGTTCTGCCCTGTCACGCTGGTTTGCGGCGACCCATACCGCCTTCAATCCGAAGGCCGGTTCAACCGTCGGTATACCTCCGACTTCCTCCTCCACAATCCCGGGATTCATCGCGAGATAATGGTCGGGAACGATCTCGTAGCGCGCGATTTCCGCGTCGCGCAGCTTGACTCGATACTCATTCGGCCGAAGCCGCATGTTATCCACAATCCGCACAACGGGGACGATGAATCCCATTTTGGAAGCCATTTGCTGGCGGATAATTTGAATGCGCGTGAGCAAGTCGCCGCCTTGTTTGGGGTCGGCCATCGCGATGAGCCCGTAACCCAATTCGATCTTGAGCGGATCGACTACCAGCAGCGCTTCCGTCTTCGGCGGCTCCTCTTTCACCTTCGCCTGGCGTTCCGCGGCCTCTTTCGCCTCCGCGGCAGCCTTGTCGCGTCGCGCGGTTGCGCCGGATTGATAAGCCAGTGCACCCAACAGTGCCGCCACGATCATGAACGGCAGCGTCGGCATCCCCGGCACAACGCCAAACAACGCCAACAGCACCGCGCTCAGTCCGATAGCCCGCGGATACCGCGTCAATTGCTTTGTCATGTCGGCGCCGAGATTGTCTTCGGTGGCTGTGCGTGTAACGATAAGGCCCGCTGCCGTCGACACAATCAGCGCCGGCACCTGCGTAACCAGTCCATCGCCGATGGTTAACCGCGTGTACACTTGCACGGCATCGGTAAGTTCCGTGCCCATCATGACGACCCCGATGAACAAGCCGCCCAGAATGTTCACAATCGTGATGATCAGGCCCGCAACCGCGTCGCCGCGCACGAATTTCGTCGCGCCGTCCATGG
This portion of the Candidatus Hydrogenedentota bacterium genome encodes:
- a CDS encoding MinD/ParA family protein, whose translation is MADQAQRLRDFVKNHQRGARVMAVTSGKGGVGKTNTSVNLGIALANNGARVVVLDADLGLANVEVLLGLNSLYNLQHVILGERKIAEVLVNGPGDMKVVPGSSGLARMADMGPTARNNVLEGLRELQEEHDFIIIDTMAGIGQNAVAFAAAADEVLLVTTPEPSSIVDAYATIKTIHQTRDDAVFRLVINQVVSEAQAKAVASKLSYVTQQFLGRSLSYLGYIPRDPHVQQSVMQSYPFVLRYPAAPATRCVQELALRLQRQRGDIQENRPGFFRRIAENLGLASNG
- the flhF gene encoding flagellar biosynthesis protein FlhF, which codes for MTQEFHRFRGSTFDDAYTLMRRKLGDDAVVIRTTHVREGGVLGFLGKKLVELTASAPVARKEFPTRSLGAAERKYANTLSGNLAPAPRTVPPAAKENAPVGSDETVADSVAYFRQLVSEAQRRIASQPAPRPVESAEAAPSPVVPFKRPQPAPNMTDVLRREIADLRQLVEMLVAETPGANVPTEYASHYKMLLDAGVSRKIAAALLAAAVRDSDREVMRNPRVFAERLANEVQRQVRVTGGIAVTAGTCRRIALVGATGVGKTTNLAKLAARYAVRERMQVALITADTYRVAAPEQLRVFANIIGIPMTVVNDAKEMASAIAAFHSYDLVLIDTAGGSQFNKGQLRELREMLVAGDPHEIMLMLAANTQLDDQQQIVSNFAPLSPSSVFYSKLDETRRYGTLFSMSAECGLPISYLSVGQNVPDDLVLAQSDIVTELVLKGRSTRVGTLYGR
- the flhA gene encoding flagellar biosynthesis protein FlhA; this encodes MLDQRPALFRNQDIALAVCTVGILLVLVLPIPTWMLDILLTLNISLSVVVLMGAIYLQHPLDFAVFPSLLLMLTLFRLSLNVASTRLILSNANAGKVIEAFGTFVTSGSYVVGIVIFSILVIIQFVVITRGATRISEVAARFTLDAMPGKQMGVDADLNAGLISEQQARQRRRTIEREADFYGAMDGATKFVRGDAVAGLIITIVNILGGLFIGVVMMGTELTDAVQVYTRLTIGDGLVTQVPALIVSTAAGLIVTRTATEDNLGADMTKQLTRYPRAIGLSAVLLALFGVVPGMPTLPFMIVAALLGALAYQSGATARRDKAAAEAKEAAERQAKVKEEPPKTEALLVVDPLKIELGYGLIAMADPKQGGDLLTRIQIIRQQMASKMGFIVPVVRIVDNMRLRPNEYRVKLRDAEIARYEIVPDHYLAMNPGIVEEEVGGIPTVEPAFGLKAVWVAANQRDRAERLGYTIVEPSAVLATHFTELLMTYAPELLTRQDVQGLVDHIKETAKSVTEELVPGILTLGEVQKVLQNLLRERVSIRNLETILEVLADFGPRTKDPEILTEYSRHALARHICAEYIDDESRLHVVTLAPDLEKEIIDAIRQAETGEYIPLEPARADAIARNTVQAVQPLVMAGQEPIVLTSAQVRRYFRRIVERKIPKVVVLSFNEIDPAVKLESEGQVSK